The Streptomyces sp. NBC_00576 genome contains the following window.
TGGTCCTGAACGTGGACCCGGCCGGCGACCACAAGGACTACCTGCACCGCTCCGGCCGTACGGCCCGCGCGGGCCGCTCCGGCACGGTCGTGTCGCTGTCCCTGCCGCACCAGCGCCGCCAGATCTTCCGGCTGATGGAGGACGCGGGCGTCGACGCCTCGCGCCACATCATCCAGGGCGGTGCGGCCTTCGAGCCGGACGTCGCCGAGATCACCGGCGCCCGTTCGATGACCGAGGTCCAGGCCGAGTCCGCGGGCAACTCCGCGCAGCAGGCCGAGCGTGAGGTCTCGCAGCTCACCAAGGAACTGGAGCGCGCCACGCGCCGTGCGTCCGAACTGCGCGAGGAGGCCGACAGGCTGACCGCGCGTGCGGCTCGCGAGCGGGGCGAGGACCCGGAGGCAGCCGTGGCCGCGGTGGCCGAGGCCGCCGCAGCCGTCGTCGTCGCGGAGGCCGCCGAGGCGCAGGCCGCCGCGGAGGCGCCGGTGCGCGAGGAGCGTCCGCGCCGTGACGAGCGGGGCAACTACGAGCGCCGCGAGCGCCCCTCTGGTGGCTTCAACCGCGACGGTGACCGTGGTGGTCGTTCCTTCGAGCGTCGCGATGAGCGTCCCTCGGGTGGTGGCTTCCGTCGCGATGACCGTCGTGACGGTGGCGGTGACCGTGGTGGTTTCCGCCGCGACGACCGTCCGTCGGGTGGCTTCAACCGTGACAACGACCGTGGTGGTCGTTCCTTCGAGCGTCGCGATGAGCGTCCCTCGGGTGGTGGCTTCCGTCGCGATGACCGTCGTGACGGTGGCGGTGACCGTGGTGGTTTCCGCCGCGACGACCGTCCGTCGGGTGGCTTCAACCGTGACAACGACCGTGGTGGTCGTTCCTTCGAGCGTCGTGACGAGCGTCCCTCGGGTGGTGGCTTCCGTCGCGATGACCGTCGTGACGGTGGCGGCGACCGCCCCACCGGCGGTGGCTTCCGCCGCGACGACCGCCCGGCCACCGGCCACCGTGGCAGCGACCGTCCCTTCAACCGCGACCGCCAGGGCGACCGCCCCACCGGCGGCGGCTTCCGCTCGGGCAGCCACGACCGCCCGTACAGCCGCCGTGACGACCACCGCGGCACCGGCACCGGCACGGGCACGGGCACGGGGTCGGGTTCCGGCTCGGGTTCGTCCTTCGGCCGCCGCGACGAGAAGCCGCGCTGGAAGCGCAACGGCTGATCACTGATCGCTGAAGGGCCCGTACGACTTGGCGGTTTCTAGGGGTCGTTGCAACACGTGGTCGTGTTGATCAGGCCGTGAGTAGTTTATGCAGGCGCTCGGCTGGGGTTTCCCAGCCGAGCGTTTTGCGTGGGCGGCCGTTCAGCTCGGTGGCGACGGCGTCGAGGTGTTCGCGGGTGTGGGCCGCCAGGTCGGTGCTTTTGGGGAAGTACTGCCGGAGCAGACCGTTGGTGTTCTCGTTCGATCCGCGCTGCCAGGGGCTGGCCGGGTCGCAGAAGTAGACCGGGACGTCCGTGGTGACGGTGAAGGAGCCGTGGGCGGCCATCTCTGATCCCTGGTCCCAGGTCAGGGACCGTCGGAGGTGGGTGGGCAGAGTCTGGACGGTTGTGACCAGTGCGTCCCGGACGCTTTCGGCGCCATGGTCTGCCGGCAGGTGCAGCAGCATGACGTAGCGGGTGGCGCGCTCGACCAGGGTGCCGATGGCCGACTTCCCGTCCTTGCCGATGATCAGGTCGCCCTCCCAGTGACCGGGCACGGCCCGGTCCTCCGCTTCGGCGGGGCGTTCGCTGATCATGACCATGGGGGTGGCGTATCGGGGTTGGCGCCGCTGGGCCTGGCGGCGGGGTTTGCGGTGGGCGCGGCCGGTGCGCAGGGCGCGGGCCAGTTCGCGGCGCAGCTCACCCCGGCCCTGGACGTAGAGGGCCTGGTAGACCGTTTCGTGGACCACGTGCATCTCCGGCCGCTGCGGGAACTGGGCCCTCAGAGCCTGGCAGATCTGCTCAGGGCTCCACCGTATGGCCAGGTGGTCCTGGATGAAGTCCCGCAGCTGGGGGTTCTGGCCGATCTTCCCGGGTTTGGGTCGGGGTCGGCGGGCATCGGCACGGGCCTGCGCGGCGTGCGGCCGGTAGTGGCCGCTGACCGGGTGGCGGTTGCGGCGGATCTCCCGGCTGACCGTGGACGGGCTGCGGCCCAGCTCGACGGCTATCGCACGGACCGTGGCCTTCTCCCGCAGCCGGTCGGCGATGTAAATGCGGTCGCTCTCGCGCAGATACCGCGAGGGACCGGGAGGAGGCGCCACCACGGTGACCGGTGACGCCCCGACGTTCCTGCCGGACGGCGCCCGGCCGTTACG
Protein-coding sequences here:
- a CDS encoding DEAD/DEAH box helicase; amino-acid sequence: MSISSTDHIVVPENENDEAIDLDLAETAADTDAADTADTESGEPQITFTDLGLPEGVVRKLTQNGVTSPFPIQAATIPDALAGKDILGRGRTGSGKTLSFGLPLLTKLSGGHTDKKKPRGIILTPTRELAMQVADALQPYGDVLGLKMKVVCGGTSMSNQIYALERGVDVLVATPGRLRDIINRGACSLANVEVAVLDEADQMSDLGFLPEVTELLDQIPGGGQRMLFSATMENEISTLVKRYLTNPVTHEVDSAQGNVTTMSHHILIVKPKDKAPVTAAIASRKGRTIIFVRTQLGADRIAEQLCDSGVKADALHGGMTQGARTRVLEDFKKGYVNALVATDVAARGIHVDGIDLVLNVDPAGDHKDYLHRSGRTARAGRSGTVVSLSLPHQRRQIFRLMEDAGVDASRHIIQGGAAFEPDVAEITGARSMTEVQAESAGNSAQQAEREVSQLTKELERATRRASELREEADRLTARAARERGEDPEAAVAAVAEAAAAVVVAEAAEAQAAAEAPVREERPRRDERGNYERRERPSGGFNRDGDRGGRSFERRDERPSGGGFRRDDRRDGGGDRGGFRRDDRPSGGFNRDNDRGGRSFERRDERPSGGGFRRDDRRDGGGDRGGFRRDDRPSGGFNRDNDRGGRSFERRDERPSGGGFRRDDRRDGGGDRPTGGGFRRDDRPATGHRGSDRPFNRDRQGDRPTGGGFRSGSHDRPYSRRDDHRGTGTGTGTGTGSGSGSGSSFGRRDEKPRWKRNG
- a CDS encoding IS30 family transposase, with translation MDFKVRDRSVVQGRRPLSEERRLYLQLMQQGYSNTEACRIVGINEKTGRRWRNGRAPSGRNVGASPVTVVAPPPGPSRYLRESDRIYIADRLREKATVRAIAVELGRSPSTVSREIRRNRHPVSGHYRPHAAQARADARRPRPKPGKIGQNPQLRDFIQDHLAIRWSPEQICQALRAQFPQRPEMHVVHETVYQALYVQGRGELRRELARALRTGRAHRKPRRQAQRRQPRYATPMVMISERPAEAEDRAVPGHWEGDLIIGKDGKSAIGTLVERATRYVMLLHLPADHGAESVRDALVTTVQTLPTHLRRSLTWDQGSEMAAHGSFTVTTDVPVYFCDPASPWQRGSNENTNGLLRQYFPKSTDLAAHTREHLDAVATELNGRPRKTLGWETPAERLHKLLTA